In Bacteroidota bacterium, a single genomic region encodes these proteins:
- a CDS encoding T9SS type A sorting domain-containing protein, translating into MPNLIMFSQISNTANIYFDYNTAVVTNTVILTVTPVGVNAIHANEKMQLYPNPVHQTVQLKSSNAKPLGRIELFNSDGKLIDSKTISSATFDWQVESLPDGVYLFKEKIGRKNCETVVLCL; encoded by the coding sequence ATGCCCAATCTAATAATGTTTAGTCAAATATCTAATACAGCGAATATTTACTTCGATTACAATACTGCCGTGGTTACCAATACAGTAATCTTAACGGTAACTCCAGTTGGAGTTAATGCTATCCATGCAAATGAAAAAATGCAACTGTATCCTAATCCTGTGCATCAAACAGTACAACTGAAAAGTAGCAATGCAAAACCGCTGGGTAGAATTGAATTGTTCAATTCAGACGGGAAACTTATTGATTCAAAAACTATTTCTAGTGCTACTTTTGATTGGCAAGTGGAATCATTGCCGGATGGGGTATATCTTTTTAAGGAGAAAATTGGCAGGAAAAATTGTGAAACAGTAGTTTTATGTCTTTAG
- a CDS encoding type II toxin-antitoxin system RelE/ParE family toxin — MTYNIFALPPFEKQLKRLVKKYPSLKKEYAELLVSLEKSPEQGTKLGNNCYKIRIAIASKGRGKSGGARLITTLVIKDKIVYLLALYDKSEIASISDSELKALLSFIPKQ; from the coding sequence ATGACTTATAATATTTTTGCTTTACCTCCCTTTGAAAAGCAATTAAAACGCTTAGTTAAGAAGTATCCATCCTTAAAAAAAGAATACGCTGAACTCCTTGTCTCATTGGAAAAATCTCCGGAGCAAGGTACCAAATTGGGAAACAACTGCTATAAAATTAGAATTGCAATTGCTTCAAAAGGGCGTGGTAAATCTGGTGGAGCAAGGTTAATAACAACTCTTGTTATCAAAGACAAAATTGTGTATTTACTTGCCCTTTATGATAAATCGGAAATAGCAAGTATCAGTGATAGCGAGTTAAAAGCACTATTGAGTTTTATTCCAAAACAATGA